One segment of Paramormyrops kingsleyae isolate MSU_618 chromosome 8, PKINGS_0.4, whole genome shotgun sequence DNA contains the following:
- the LOC111835869 gene encoding transcriptional regulator QRICH1-like isoform X2, producing the protein MNDSLENAVPFEEYVRQKVRTVPQHRMKSFLESLAAKGPEALQDFQQGGTTVVYQQGANCVYADSTEVAGSLLELACPVQLQVQQLPQHQHQQAPTQLSPQLTAAVHQASEQQIQVQVQIQGHHSVEQVLQIPSTTQQHLSGSQLHLVQGEISEEHLQQQQIQAELVAAVADGGQQIHIQTVGVASPQHVVQGSPQEGERRAGPVGGVLQPAKKRKVDVPIAVSYTLPGQQLATVLTIPQAPPGQGQVQGQSYLSLRPDLLTVDSSHLYSTTGTITSSTGETWTIPVYSAQQGVTHVAISPEAMTSDGIDKDKTVTSMAPPVATAEEAVQTLASALFPAQFVNGNIHIPVAVQYPAGAQPVQIWDPQHHVVHTSGGTEQSQAVQVTEVDATPQPSAELLLPMMLKPDEGLDVWRIWAQSKNTELEKDNQTRLAPIGRRQPLRFQEDLVSCAVAELNMGLSLMIQEARGLEGESFQPDMLYYIFLCIQKYLFENGRVDDIFSDQYYLRFSQCLHRVLDGWKPHVHPLGYVIPSHVTEEMLWECKQLGAHSPNTLLSTLMFFNTKYFQLRTVEQHMKVAFSKVLRHTKKNPSNPKDKSTTIRYLKGVGLHQVGQKDDMYEEQAEDPENPLRCPIKLYDFYLFKCPLSAKGRNDTFYLMPEAVVAPNSPIWYSTQPITREQLEHMLTRILAVREIQEAIAMATESVQ; encoded by the exons ATGAACGACTCGCTGGAGAACGCAGTCCCTTTCGAAGAGTACGTGCGTCAGAAAGTGCGGACGGTCCCACAGCATCGCATGAAGAGCTTCCTGGAGTCGCTGGCCGCCAAGGGCCCCGAAGCTTTGCAAGACTTCCAGCAAGGTGGCACCACTGTGGTCTATCAGCAGGGAGCAAACTGTGTCTATGCCGACAGCACAGAGGTGGCGGGATCCCTGCTGGAGCTGGCCTGTCCG GTGCAGTTGCAGGTTCAGCAGTtgccgcagcaccagcaccagcaggCACCCACGCAGCTGTCTCCGCAGCTGACCGCTGCAGTGCACCAGGCTTCTGAGCAGCAGATCCAAGTGCAG GTGCAGATCCAGGGTCATCATTCGGTGGAGCAGGTGTTGCAGATCCCCAGCACCACCCAGCAGCACTTGTCGGGCTCCCAGCTGCACCTTGTGCAGGGGGAGATATCTGAAGAGCActtacagcagcagcag ATCCAGGCAGAGCTGGTAGCGGCAGTCGCCGATGGGGGACAGCAGATTCATATCCAGACAGTGGGGGTGGCATCACCCCAGCACGTGGTGCAAGGCTCCCCGCAGGAGGGTGAGCGCAGAGCAGGGCCCGTGGGGGGGGTCCTTCAACCGGCAAAGAAGCGCAAGGTGGATGTGCCCATCGCCGTGTCGTACACGCTCCCCGGGCAGCAGCTGGCGACTGTCCTAACCATCCCCCAGGCCCCTCCTGGTCAGGGACAGGTGCAGGGGCAGAGCTACCTGTCTCTGCGGCCCGACCTGCTCACGGTGGACAGCTCGCACCTCTACAGCACAACTGGCACCATCACCAGCTCTACGGGCGAGACCTGGACCATTCCTGTGTACTCCGCCCAGCAAGGCGTGACCCACGTCGCAATCTCACCCGAGGCCATGACCAGCGATGGCATTGATAAGGACAAGACTGTCACCTCAATGGCTCCCCCGGTGGCCACGGCCGAGGAGGCGGTCCAGACGCTGGCCAGCGCTCTCTTCCCAGCCCAGTTCGTCAATGGGAACATTCACATTCCTGTGGCCGTCCAGTACCCTGCCGGTGCACAGCCGGTTCAGATTTGGGACCCACAGCACCATGTGGTTCACACCTCAGGGGGCACGGAGCAG AGTCAGGCTGTGCAGGTCAcagaggtggatgccactccacAGCCCTCTGCGGAGCTGCTGCTGCCCATGATGCTGAAGCCCGACGAGGGCCTGGACGTGTGGCGCATCTGGGCGCAGAGCAAAAACACGGAGCTGGAGAAGGATAACCAGACCAGGCTGGCCCCCATTGGCC GCCGCCAGCCTCTGCGCTTTCAAGAGGACCTGGTATCGTGTGCCGTGGCCGAACTGAACATGGGTCTGTCCCTGATGATCCAGGAGGCTCGTGGACTGGAGGGAGAGTCCTTCCAACCCGATATGCTCTACTACATCTTTCTCTGTATACAGAAG TACCTGTTTGAAAATGGCCGAGTGGACGACATCTTCTCAGACCAGTATTACCTGCGCTTTTCCCAGTGCCTGCATCGGGTGCTGGATGGCTGGAAACCTCACGTCCATCCACTGG GTTATGTCATCCCTAGTCATGTGACCGAGGAGATGCTGTGGGAGTGCAAACAACTGGGGGCCCACTCTCCCAACACACTGCTGAGCACGCTCATGTTCTTCAATACTAA GTACTTCCAGTTGAGGACGGTGGAACAGCACATGAAAGTAGCCTTTTCCAAAGTGCTACGGCACACCAAGAAGAACCCCTCCAACCCCAAGGACAAGAGCACCACCATCCGCTATCTGAAGGGGGTTGGGCTACACCAGGTGGGCCAGAAAG ATGACATGTATGAAGAGCAGGCAGAGGACCCGGAGAACCCTCTGCGATGTCCCATCAAGCTCTATGACTTCTACCTCTTCAAGTG TCCACTGAGCGCCAAAGGAAGGAACGACACTTTCTACTTGATGCCAGAAGCAGTCGTCGCCCCAAACAGCCCCATCTGGTACTCCACCCAGCCAATCACACGCGAGCAGCTGGAGCACATGCTTACACGCATCCTGGCCGTGCGGGAAATCCAGGAAGCCATTGCTATGGCAACGGAGAGCGTACAATAA
- the tp53rk gene encoding EKC/KEOPS complex subunit TP53RK yields MSAKGVGSAVLSYLSGLTLLKQGAEARVYRGQFLGKAVIVKERFSKSYRHPALDEKLTHRRSVQEVRSILRCRKAGILTPVVYFVDYVSHCIFLEEIVGSVTVRDHINSTKLSEAGNERLKLLAEKMGQILAKMHDEDVIHGDLTTSNMLLRKGSEDREPDLWLIDFGLSYISSLPEDKGVDLYVLEKAFLSTHPNTETLFQILLKSYVASSKKSSTVISKLDEVRLRGRKRSMVG; encoded by the exons ATGTCTGCTAAGGGGGTTGGTAGTGCCGTTTTGTCGTATCTTAGCGGCTTAACGCTGCTGAAGCAGGGCGCCGAAGCCCGTGTTTACCGCGGACAGTTTTTAGGGAAAGCGGTAATAGTGAAGGAAAGATTCTCGAAGTCGTACCGTCACCCAGCTCTAGACGAGAAGCTGACGCACCGCAGGAGCGTGCAGGAGGTGCGCTCCATACTTCGCTGCAGAAAAGCAG GGATTTTGACACCTGTTGTCTATTTTGTTGATTATGTATCTCACTGCATTTTTCTTGAAGAAATTGTGGGATCAGTTACAGTCAGAGATCACATAAATTCCACCAAGCTGTCTGAAGCAGGCAATGAACGCCTTAAGCTACTGGCCGAAAAGATGGGCCAGATCCTTGCGAAGATGCATGATGAAGATGTGATCCATGGAGATCTGACAACATCTAACATGCTTTTGAGGAAAGGATCTGAGGACAGAGAACCAGATTTGTGGCTAATTGACTTTGGACTGAGCTACATTTCTTCTTTGCCAGAGGACAAAGGAGTTGACCTGTATGTGCTGGAGAAGGCATTCCTTagcacccacccaaacacagagACTTTATTCCAGATTTTGCTGAAGAGTTATGTTGCTTCTTCAAAGAAGTCATCCACTGTCATCAGTAAACTGGATGAAGTTAGACTAAGAGGAAGGAAAAGATCAATGGTTGGTTAA
- the slc2a10 gene encoding solute carrier family 2, facilitated glucose transporter member 10, with protein sequence MHIKMGRSVLIFTSVVSTLGGFVFGYELAIISGALLQLQTQFHLNCFQQEAVVSSLLIGALLASMIGGVLIDRHSRRNPITLSNLLILGGSIVLVASCSVSALVVGRITVGFAISLSSMSCCIFVSEMVNPERRGLLVSLYEAGITVGILVAYAMNYMLSSVPEGWKYMFGFPIAPSLVQFISIWFLPSNPGMPLEETSEAQAQIGLMQLASAEETEADGNNTDCSDKRQNALVALFQSKDNMRMRTFIGLGLVLFQQFTGQPNVLFYASTIFHSVGFKSGASAVLASVGVGVTKVIATLVSMIYADRAGRRVLLIGGCTVMTVSLVIIGLLSNQTLHNERGSYCDTNRFQNGSSQLQDPTDGNLTPLPLVILNRTLESYKDVKAAEDAGLWHLDTSSFKGLHLNPAPHSSASSPVPDRTTDQGVMDWIILISMMAYVSAYSIGFGPMTWLVLSEIFPVWLRGRAFALASCFNWAANLIVTFTFLSLIDLVGLSWTFLLYGMIGVVAVVFIYIMLPETKGKSLQEIDKELSGNRFHHGGECCNVMKIRVSSVGYERVTTTSMSVLYATVP encoded by the exons atgcacataaaaatgG GTCGCTCTGTTCTGATCTTCACCTCCGTGGTATCCACGCTTGGCGGCTTTGTATTTGGGTATGAGCTGGCAATTATCTCTGGAGCCCTTCTTCAACTTCAGACACAGTTCCACCTCAACTGTTTTCAGCAGGAGGCGGTAGTGAGCTCTCTTCTTATCGGGGCACTTCTGGCCTCTATGAtcgggggggtcttgatcgacCGGCATAGCCGGAGGAACCCCATAACGCTCAGCAACCTGCTCATCCTCGGCGGGAGCATCGTCCTGGTCGCCAGTTGCTCTGTCTCCGCCCTGGTGGTGGGCAGAATCACCGTGGGCTTTGCCATATCCTTATCCTCCATGTCCTGCTGCATTTTTGTGTCTGAGATGGTGAATCCGGAGCGCAGGGGCCTCTTAGTCAGCCTCTATGAAGCTGGCATTACAGTTGGCATCCTGGTTGCCTATGCCATGAACTACATGTTATCCAGTGTTCCGGAAGGATGGAAATACATGTTTGGTTTTCCCATCGCTCCATCACTGGTTCAGTTCATCTCCATTTGGTTCCTCCCATCCAACCCTGGAATGCCTTTGGAAGAGACCTCAGAGGCCCAAGCTCAGATTGGGCTTATGCAGCTGGCCAGTGCTGAGGAGACTGAGGCTGACGGGAATAACACAGACTGTTCGGACAAACGACAAAATGCACTTGTGGCTCTGTTTCAGAGTAAAGACAACATGCGGATGAGGACGTTCATTGGTCTGGGCCTCGTGCTTTTCCAGCAGTTCACCGGCCAGCCCAACGTGCTCTTCTATGCCTCCACGATCTTTCATTCAGTGGGATTTAAGTCCGGTGCCTCTGCTGTGCTAGCTTCAGTGGGGGTGGGCGTCACGAAGGTCATTGCTACCTTGGTGTCCATGATCTATGCCGACAGAGCAGGCCGGAGAGTGTTGCTGATTGGAGGATGCACCGTGATGACGGTCTCTCTGGTTATCATTGGTCTTCTTAGCAACCAAACGCTACACAATGAGAGGGGGAGTTACTGTGACACTAACAGGTTCCAAAACGGAAGCTCCCAGTTACAGGATCCCACAGATGGGAACTTAACACCTCTCCCACTGGTTATTCTGAACCGGACCCTCGAAAGTTATAAAGATGTGAAGGCTGCAGAAGATGCTGGTTTGTGGCATTTGGATACTTCTAGTTTCAAAGGTTTGCATTTGAACCCAGCACCACACAGCTCTGCTTCATCCCCAGTACCAGACAGGACCACAGATCAAGGGGTCATGGACTGGATCATCTTAATCAGCATGATGGCTTACGTCAGTGCCTATTCAATAGGATTTGGGCCGA TGACCTGGCTTGTACTCAGCGAGATCTTCCCTGTTTGGCTGAGGGGAAGAGCTTTTGCCTTGGCGAGCTGCTTTAACTGGGCTGCTAACCTGAttgttactttcaccttcttaAGCCTGATCG ATCTTGTAGGTCTGTCCTGGACTTTCCTTCTCTATGGCATGATTGGAGTAGTTGCTGTTGTGTTCATTTACATCATGTTACCTGAGACCAAAGGAAAATCCCTTCAAGAAATCGACAAGGAGCTGTCCGGGAACAG GTTTCACCATGGAGGAGAATGCTGTAACGTGATGAAAATAAGAGTTTCGTCAGTGGGCTATGAAAGAGTGACTACAACCAGCATGTCTGTGTTGTACGCAACAGTTCCATAG
- the LOC111835869 gene encoding transcriptional regulator QRICH1-like isoform X1, with product MNDSLENAVPFEEYVRQKVRTVPQHRMKSFLESLAAKGPEALQDFQQGGTTVVYQQGANCVYADSTEVAGSLLELACPVQLQVQQLPQHQHQQAPTQLSPQLTAAVHQASEQQIQVQVQIQGHHSVEQVLQIPSTTQQHLSGSQLHLVQGEISEEHLQQQQIQAELVAAVADGGQQIHIQTVGVASPQHVVQGSPQEGERRAGPVGGVLQPAKKRKVDVPIAVSYTLPGQQLATVLTIPQAPPGQGQVQGQSYLSLRPDLLTVDSSHLYSTTGTITSSTGETWTIPVYSAQQGVTHVAISPEAMTSDGIDKDKTVTSMAPPVATAEEAVQTLASALFPAQFVNGNIHIPVAVQYPAGAQPVQIWDPQHHVVHTSGGTEQSQAVQVTEVDATPQPSAELLLPMMLKPDEGLDVWRIWAQSKNTELEKDNQTRLAPIGRRQPLRFQEDLVSCAVAELNMGLSLMIQEARGLEGESFQPDMLYYIFLCIQKYLFENGRVDDIFSDQYYLRFSQCLHRVLDGWKPHVHPLGYVIPSHVTEEMLWECKQLGAHSPNTLLSTLMFFNTKYFQLRTVEQHMKVAFSKVLRHTKKNPSNPKDKSTTIRYLKGVGLHQVGQKVTDDMYEEQAEDPENPLRCPIKLYDFYLFKCPLSAKGRNDTFYLMPEAVVAPNSPIWYSTQPITREQLEHMLTRILAVREIQEAIAMATESVQ from the exons ATGAACGACTCGCTGGAGAACGCAGTCCCTTTCGAAGAGTACGTGCGTCAGAAAGTGCGGACGGTCCCACAGCATCGCATGAAGAGCTTCCTGGAGTCGCTGGCCGCCAAGGGCCCCGAAGCTTTGCAAGACTTCCAGCAAGGTGGCACCACTGTGGTCTATCAGCAGGGAGCAAACTGTGTCTATGCCGACAGCACAGAGGTGGCGGGATCCCTGCTGGAGCTGGCCTGTCCG GTGCAGTTGCAGGTTCAGCAGTtgccgcagcaccagcaccagcaggCACCCACGCAGCTGTCTCCGCAGCTGACCGCTGCAGTGCACCAGGCTTCTGAGCAGCAGATCCAAGTGCAG GTGCAGATCCAGGGTCATCATTCGGTGGAGCAGGTGTTGCAGATCCCCAGCACCACCCAGCAGCACTTGTCGGGCTCCCAGCTGCACCTTGTGCAGGGGGAGATATCTGAAGAGCActtacagcagcagcag ATCCAGGCAGAGCTGGTAGCGGCAGTCGCCGATGGGGGACAGCAGATTCATATCCAGACAGTGGGGGTGGCATCACCCCAGCACGTGGTGCAAGGCTCCCCGCAGGAGGGTGAGCGCAGAGCAGGGCCCGTGGGGGGGGTCCTTCAACCGGCAAAGAAGCGCAAGGTGGATGTGCCCATCGCCGTGTCGTACACGCTCCCCGGGCAGCAGCTGGCGACTGTCCTAACCATCCCCCAGGCCCCTCCTGGTCAGGGACAGGTGCAGGGGCAGAGCTACCTGTCTCTGCGGCCCGACCTGCTCACGGTGGACAGCTCGCACCTCTACAGCACAACTGGCACCATCACCAGCTCTACGGGCGAGACCTGGACCATTCCTGTGTACTCCGCCCAGCAAGGCGTGACCCACGTCGCAATCTCACCCGAGGCCATGACCAGCGATGGCATTGATAAGGACAAGACTGTCACCTCAATGGCTCCCCCGGTGGCCACGGCCGAGGAGGCGGTCCAGACGCTGGCCAGCGCTCTCTTCCCAGCCCAGTTCGTCAATGGGAACATTCACATTCCTGTGGCCGTCCAGTACCCTGCCGGTGCACAGCCGGTTCAGATTTGGGACCCACAGCACCATGTGGTTCACACCTCAGGGGGCACGGAGCAG AGTCAGGCTGTGCAGGTCAcagaggtggatgccactccacAGCCCTCTGCGGAGCTGCTGCTGCCCATGATGCTGAAGCCCGACGAGGGCCTGGACGTGTGGCGCATCTGGGCGCAGAGCAAAAACACGGAGCTGGAGAAGGATAACCAGACCAGGCTGGCCCCCATTGGCC GCCGCCAGCCTCTGCGCTTTCAAGAGGACCTGGTATCGTGTGCCGTGGCCGAACTGAACATGGGTCTGTCCCTGATGATCCAGGAGGCTCGTGGACTGGAGGGAGAGTCCTTCCAACCCGATATGCTCTACTACATCTTTCTCTGTATACAGAAG TACCTGTTTGAAAATGGCCGAGTGGACGACATCTTCTCAGACCAGTATTACCTGCGCTTTTCCCAGTGCCTGCATCGGGTGCTGGATGGCTGGAAACCTCACGTCCATCCACTGG GTTATGTCATCCCTAGTCATGTGACCGAGGAGATGCTGTGGGAGTGCAAACAACTGGGGGCCCACTCTCCCAACACACTGCTGAGCACGCTCATGTTCTTCAATACTAA GTACTTCCAGTTGAGGACGGTGGAACAGCACATGAAAGTAGCCTTTTCCAAAGTGCTACGGCACACCAAGAAGAACCCCTCCAACCCCAAGGACAAGAGCACCACCATCCGCTATCTGAAGGGGGTTGGGCTACACCAGGTGGGCCAGAAAG TGACAGATGACATGTATGAAGAGCAGGCAGAGGACCCGGAGAACCCTCTGCGATGTCCCATCAAGCTCTATGACTTCTACCTCTTCAAGTG TCCACTGAGCGCCAAAGGAAGGAACGACACTTTCTACTTGATGCCAGAAGCAGTCGTCGCCCCAAACAGCCCCATCTGGTACTCCACCCAGCCAATCACACGCGAGCAGCTGGAGCACATGCTTACACGCATCCTGGCCGTGCGGGAAATCCAGGAAGCCATTGCTATGGCAACGGAGAGCGTACAATAA